From a single Pelobacter seleniigenes DSM 18267 genomic region:
- a CDS encoding dihydroorotase, whose protein sequence is MKLIIKAGRVIDPANGLDAVRDILVEDGVIVQVAETIVAGDAESVDASGKLVVPGLIDIHTHLRDPGLEYKEDIISGTRAAAAGGVTSLACMPNTAPVNDTLAVTRYIIDKARAEGSANVFPVGCISHGMQGEVLAEMGELKAGGCVAFSDDGKPVVSSELMRRAFEYADTFDAPLISHAEDKSLVGEGCMNEGPVATELGLKGIPWVAEDAATARDIMLAEFTGGRLHVAHVSTKGSVELVRQAKARGVRVTCEATPHHFMLTEEAVRGYDTNTKMNPPLRNNVDLAAVRAGLADGTIDAIATDHAPHHYDEKNVEFNLALNGIVGLETLLPLTLQLVRDGVLDLSRAVALMTCRPASIIGINRGTLSVGAVADITVIDPDLEWTVAPEKFYSKGRNTPFGGMSVRGAALKTILAGRVVFSR, encoded by the coding sequence ATGAAACTGATTATTAAAGCAGGGCGGGTTATCGACCCGGCCAACGGTCTTGACGCAGTACGGGATATCCTGGTTGAGGACGGCGTCATCGTACAAGTTGCTGAGACCATCGTTGCAGGCGATGCAGAGTCTGTCGATGCTTCCGGCAAACTGGTCGTTCCGGGGCTTATCGATATTCATACCCATCTGCGCGATCCGGGACTTGAGTATAAAGAAGACATTATCAGCGGAACCCGCGCTGCTGCCGCCGGGGGCGTCACCTCGTTGGCCTGTATGCCGAACACCGCGCCGGTCAATGACACGTTGGCCGTCACCCGCTATATTATCGACAAGGCGCGGGCCGAGGGGAGCGCCAACGTCTTTCCGGTCGGTTGTATCAGTCATGGGATGCAGGGTGAAGTTCTGGCCGAAATGGGCGAACTTAAAGCTGGCGGCTGTGTGGCTTTTTCCGATGACGGCAAGCCGGTGGTTAGTAGCGAATTGATGCGCCGGGCATTTGAATATGCGGACACCTTCGATGCGCCGCTTATTTCTCATGCCGAAGACAAGAGCCTGGTCGGAGAAGGCTGCATGAACGAAGGGCCGGTTGCAACGGAACTCGGACTCAAGGGGATTCCCTGGGTCGCGGAGGATGCCGCGACCGCCCGGGATATCATGCTTGCCGAATTTACCGGTGGCCGCCTGCATGTCGCCCATGTCTCCACCAAGGGGAGTGTCGAGCTGGTTCGACAGGCCAAAGCTCGGGGCGTGCGCGTCACTTGCGAAGCCACCCCGCATCACTTTATGCTGACCGAAGAGGCAGTGCGCGGCTACGACACCAACACCAAGATGAATCCGCCGCTACGCAATAACGTTGATCTGGCTGCGGTCAGAGCCGGGTTGGCAGATGGTACCATTGATGCCATTGCCACAGATCATGCTCCCCATCATTACGATGAAAAGAATGTTGAGTTTAATCTGGCTCTCAATGGTATAGTCGGGCTGGAAACTCTGCTGCCGTTAACCTTGCAGTTGGTCAGGGACGGGGTCCTTGATCTGTCCCGGGCCGTGGCGTTAATGACTTGTCGGCCGGCATCAATCATCGGCATCAATCGGGGTACGCTGAGTGTCGGAGCTGTTGCGGATATCACCGTTATTGACCCCGACCTGGAATGGACAGTTGCGCCGGAGAAGTTTTATTCGAAGGGTCGAAATACCCCCTTCGGCGGGATGTCCGTACGTGGAGCGGCCTTGAAGACGATCCTGGCCGGACGCGTTGTGTTCTCAAGATAG
- the lepA gene encoding translation elongation factor 4 — protein MNQSNIRNFSIIAHIDHGKSTLADRLLEATGALTERERSDQYLDKMDLERERGITIKAQAVRLPYKARDGKQYILNLIDTPGHVDFSYEVSRSLSACEGAMLVVDAAQGVEAQTLANVYMAIDQDLDIFPVINKIDLPSAEPERIRAEIEEIIGIDASEAILASAKEGRGIDEILEAIVHKVPAPKGDPDAPLQALTFDSWYDSYQGVIVLIRVVEGTVRKGEKIKLMATKGVYEVQKVGAFCPHPLELPQLAAGEVGFLIAGIKVVEDAKVGDTITHLHRPAEQALPGYQEVKPMVFSGLYPIDSGDYDALRDALEKLRLNDAAFSFEPENSLALGFGFRCGFLGLLHMEIIQERLEREFDVDLITTAPTVVYKVTTTKGDLLQVESANMLPDMQYIEKIEEPFVLASIHVPNEYVGAVLSLCIEKRGVQRELKYLTANRVMVVYELPLNEIVLDFFDRLKSITRGYASLDYEHLDFRFSRLVRLNVLINGDVVDALSLIVHQDKAQFRGRELVSKMKEFIPRQQYEVAIQAAIGNKVIARSTVKALRKDVTAKCYGGDITRKRKLLEKQKAGKKRMKQVGSVELPQDAFLAILKVKE, from the coding sequence ATGAATCAAAGCAATATACGAAATTTTTCCATCATCGCCCATATCGACCACGGTAAGTCCACTCTTGCAGACCGTCTTCTTGAAGCAACCGGGGCGTTAACAGAACGGGAGCGGTCGGATCAGTATCTCGATAAAATGGACCTGGAGCGCGAACGTGGTATCACCATCAAAGCGCAGGCGGTCCGTTTGCCTTATAAAGCCCGGGACGGGAAACAGTATATCTTGAATCTGATTGATACTCCCGGCCATGTCGACTTTTCCTATGAGGTCAGCCGATCACTGTCCGCCTGCGAAGGTGCCATGCTGGTGGTTGATGCGGCGCAGGGGGTTGAAGCACAGACCCTGGCGAATGTGTATATGGCTATCGATCAGGATCTGGATATCTTTCCGGTCATTAATAAAATCGACCTGCCCAGTGCCGAGCCCGAGCGGATCAGGGCCGAAATTGAGGAAATTATCGGTATTGACGCGAGCGAGGCGATCCTGGCCAGCGCCAAAGAAGGCCGGGGCATCGACGAGATCCTGGAAGCGATCGTCCATAAGGTTCCCGCCCCCAAAGGTGATCCGGATGCACCGCTTCAGGCGTTGACCTTTGACTCCTGGTACGATTCCTACCAGGGGGTTATTGTGCTGATCCGGGTCGTCGAAGGAACCGTCCGAAAAGGCGAAAAAATTAAATTGATGGCGACCAAAGGGGTTTATGAGGTCCAGAAGGTCGGGGCTTTTTGTCCGCATCCCCTTGAATTGCCCCAGCTTGCCGCAGGGGAGGTCGGGTTTTTGATTGCCGGAATCAAAGTGGTGGAAGACGCCAAGGTCGGCGACACCATAACTCACCTGCACCGGCCGGCCGAACAAGCCTTGCCTGGCTACCAGGAAGTCAAGCCAATGGTTTTCTCCGGACTTTATCCCATTGATTCCGGGGACTACGATGCGTTGCGCGACGCCCTTGAAAAGCTCCGCCTGAACGATGCCGCGTTTTCCTTTGAGCCGGAGAATTCCCTCGCCCTTGGATTCGGTTTTCGTTGCGGTTTTCTTGGCCTGCTGCATATGGAAATCATTCAGGAGCGGCTGGAACGGGAATTTGACGTCGATCTGATTACAACGGCGCCCACCGTTGTTTATAAAGTTACCACCACCAAAGGTGACCTGCTGCAGGTTGAGAGTGCCAATATGCTGCCGGATATGCAGTATATTGAAAAGATTGAAGAGCCCTTTGTGCTGGCCTCGATCCATGTACCGAACGAATATGTGGGGGCAGTGCTCAGTTTGTGTATCGAAAAACGGGGTGTGCAGCGTGAATTGAAATACCTGACCGCCAATCGGGTCATGGTGGTTTATGAATTGCCGCTCAACGAAATCGTTCTGGACTTTTTCGACCGGCTGAAATCCATTACCCGCGGTTATGCCTCGCTCGACTACGAGCATCTCGATTTTCGCTTCAGCCGCCTGGTCCGACTCAATGTCCTGATCAACGGCGATGTGGTCGATGCTTTGTCACTGATCGTGCATCAGGATAAAGCGCAGTTCCGGGGGCGTGAGCTGGTGTCGAAGATGAAAGAATTCATTCCTCGCCAGCAATATGAAGTCGCCATCCAGGCGGCCATCGGTAACAAGGTTATTGCCCGCTCTACGGTCAAGGCCTTACGGAAAGATGTCACGGCAAAATGCTACGGCGGCGATATTACCCGTAAGCGCAAATTACTAGAAAAACAGAAGGCCGGGAAAAAGCGGATGAAACAGGTCGGGAGTGTCGAGCTACCTCAGGACGCCTTCCTCGCCATCCTCAAAGTAAAAGAGTAG
- a CDS encoding aspartate carbamoyltransferase catalytic subunit, translating to MSFNPKHILGIKDLSADDIMFILETADSFKEINTRQIKKVPTLRGKTIVNLFFEASTRTRTSFEIAGKRLSADTVNISASSSSVVKGETLEDTAQNIEAMHPDIIVMRHSASGACDYLAQRLACSVVNAGDGTHEHPSQALLDAFTIRQHKGSCAGLTVTIAGDITHSRVVRSNIYCLTKLGAKVRIVGPRTMVPPGIEQLGCEVFYNLEEAIKDADVIMMLRIQRERQGKTLIPSLREYSRFFGLNEQRLKLAKPDAIVMHPGPMNRGVEISSAVADGAQNVILDQVENGVAVRMALLYLVAGGDKLQEN from the coding sequence ATGTCATTCAACCCAAAGCATATTCTCGGGATTAAAGATCTGAGCGCGGACGATATCATGTTCATTCTTGAAACTGCCGACAGTTTCAAGGAAATCAATACCCGGCAGATCAAAAAGGTGCCGACGCTACGCGGCAAAACTATCGTCAATCTGTTTTTTGAGGCCAGCACCCGGACCCGGACTTCTTTTGAAATCGCCGGTAAGCGCCTCTCCGCAGATACCGTTAATATCAGCGCTTCGTCGTCATCCGTGGTCAAAGGGGAGACCCTGGAAGACACGGCACAGAATATCGAAGCCATGCATCCCGATATCATCGTCATGCGCCACAGCGCTTCTGGGGCCTGCGACTATCTTGCTCAGCGCCTCGCTTGTTCGGTGGTCAATGCCGGTGACGGCACCCATGAACATCCCAGCCAAGCCCTGCTCGACGCCTTTACCATTCGTCAACATAAAGGCAGTTGCGCCGGACTGACCGTGACCATCGCCGGGGATATCACGCACAGTCGCGTGGTGCGCTCCAACATTTACTGTCTGACCAAACTAGGTGCCAAGGTCCGGATCGTCGGGCCGCGGACCATGGTTCCCCCCGGCATCGAACAGCTCGGCTGCGAAGTCTTTTACAACCTGGAAGAAGCGATCAAGGATGCCGATGTGATCATGATGCTGCGCATCCAGCGGGAGCGCCAGGGCAAAACACTGATCCCGTCGTTGCGGGAGTATTCCCGGTTCTTTGGTCTCAACGAGCAGCGGCTTAAATTGGCCAAGCCTGATGCCATCGTCATGCACCCGGGACCCATGAACAGGGGCGTGGAGATTTCCTCTGCTGTTGCCGACGGAGCCCAGAACGTTATTCTGGATCAGGTCGAAAACGGGGTTGCGGTGCGGATGGCGCTGCTTTATCTGGTCGCTGGTGGCGATAAACTTCAGGAAAATTGA
- the lepB gene encoding signal peptidase I: MGLFSKKKTVKGPAKPWYREWSEALIVAVVLALIIRTFLFQAFKIPSGSMLDTLLIGDHLLVNKFIYGTSLPFSDNRYLVLREPKRGDVIVFEFPEDANKSYFQRRDFIKRVVGQPGDLVEIKNKQVYVNGELYHIPQERHKDPEVIPAVASPRDFMRPIRVPEHSYFVMGDNRDYSYDSRFWGFVDQSKIKGLAFIKYWSWNAQGDLLHKIRFDRIGRPIN; this comes from the coding sequence ATGGGATTATTCAGTAAAAAGAAGACTGTTAAGGGACCTGCGAAACCTTGGTATCGTGAATGGTCCGAGGCCCTGATCGTTGCCGTTGTTCTGGCGCTGATTATTCGTACCTTTCTCTTTCAGGCGTTCAAGATCCCTTCCGGGTCAATGCTTGATACGCTGCTGATCGGTGACCATCTGCTGGTGAATAAATTCATTTACGGAACCAGTCTGCCCTTCAGTGATAACCGTTACCTGGTTTTGCGTGAACCGAAACGAGGCGACGTTATTGTCTTCGAATTTCCGGAAGACGCCAACAAATCTTATTTTCAGCGGCGTGATTTTATCAAACGGGTAGTCGGCCAGCCCGGGGATCTGGTGGAAATCAAAAACAAGCAGGTCTATGTCAACGGTGAACTTTACCATATCCCCCAGGAACGGCATAAGGATCCTGAAGTTATTCCTGCCGTCGCCAGTCCGCGGGATTTCATGAGGCCGATCCGGGTCCCGGAGCACAGTTATTTTGTCATGGGCGATAATCGGGACTATTCCTATGACAGCCGCTTCTGGGGGTTTGTCGATCAGTCGAAGATCAAAGGCCTGGCCTTCATCAAATACTGGTCCTGGAACGCCCAGGGTGACTTGCTGCACAAAATCCGCTTTGATCGGATCGGCCGACCGATCAATTGA
- the carB gene encoding carbamoyl-phosphate synthase large subunit, which yields MPKRDDIKKILIIGAGPIVIGQACEFDYSGTQACKALKEEGYEVVLLNSNPATIMTDPDFADRTYIEPVTPEVLAKIIEKERPDALLPTLGGQTALNTAVAVAEAGVLEQYSVELIGAKLEPIKKAEDRTLFKQAMEKIGVEVPRSGLAHSHREAMEIIESIGFPAIIRPSFTLGGTGGGIAYNREEYEQMAIAGIDASPTNEILVEESVIGWKEYELEVMRDTADNVVIICSIENFDAMGVHTGDSITVAPAQTLTDKEYQILRDASLKIIREIGVDTGGSNIQFGVNPKDGRLVVIEMNPRVSRSSALASKATGFPIAKIAAKLSVGYRLDEISNDITRETLASFEPTIDYVVTKVPRFTFEKFPQADATLTTQMKSVGEAMAIGRTFKESLQKALRSLEIGSYGFESRIFETPGDYARELSDKEQDDLTHKLQVPNWERMWYLADALRAGLSIERIYSLSGIDPWFLSNIAQIVELETVLLAHKDQFAAADDAFAELLRQAKQYGFADRRLATLWQVTEDDVRNLRHQLNILPVYKRVDTCGAEFEAYTPYLYSTYESECEAAPTDRDKIMILGGGPNRIGQGIEFDYCCVHGAFSLAESGYETIMVNCNPETVSTDYDTSDRLYFEPLTFEDVLAIVEKEKPVGVIVQYGGQTPLKLAVALEKAGVPIIGTSPDAIDRAEDRERFQALLNKLNLRQPDNGIARAYDEAEKIAERIGYPVVVRPSYVLGGRAMEIVYDVERLRDYMKYAVDASPEHPVLVDKFLQDAIEVDVDALADGKDVVIGGIMQHIEEAGIHSGDSACSLPPYSLPAEIIAEIRRQTIELALELQVVGLMNIQYAIQGGIIYLLEVNPRASRTVPFVSKATNRPLAQIAAKVMAGKSLAELGVTGDIVPPYIAVKEAVFPFVKFPGVDTLLGPEMKSTGEVMGIDYNFGKAFAKAQLGAGVKLPRSGKIFISIKDADKAHIVEPTRKLVNVGFSVVATSGTAAFLNEHGIAAEPINKVKEGRPHCVDAIKSREICMVFNTTLGAQSVSDSYSIRRSALMQEVAYFTTVAGIKAVTDGILAMLRENLDVKPLQEYYERS from the coding sequence ATGCCTAAGCGTGATGATATAAAGAAAATTCTGATTATCGGAGCCGGTCCGATTGTAATCGGCCAGGCCTGCGAATTCGACTATTCCGGAACCCAGGCCTGTAAAGCCTTGAAAGAAGAGGGGTACGAGGTCGTTCTCCTTAATTCGAATCCGGCAACCATTATGACCGACCCGGATTTCGCCGACCGGACCTATATCGAACCGGTGACTCCGGAGGTCCTGGCTAAAATTATTGAAAAGGAACGCCCTGATGCGCTGTTGCCGACTCTGGGCGGGCAGACCGCACTGAATACAGCCGTGGCCGTGGCCGAAGCAGGAGTTCTCGAGCAATATTCGGTCGAACTGATCGGAGCCAAGCTCGAACCGATCAAAAAAGCCGAAGATCGGACCCTGTTCAAGCAGGCGATGGAAAAGATTGGGGTCGAAGTGCCGCGCTCCGGGCTGGCCCATAGCCACAGGGAAGCCATGGAAATTATTGAATCCATTGGTTTTCCAGCGATTATCAGACCCTCTTTTACGCTCGGCGGCACCGGCGGTGGCATCGCTTACAACCGCGAAGAGTATGAGCAGATGGCGATTGCCGGGATCGATGCATCCCCGACCAATGAGATCCTGGTTGAGGAGTCGGTTATCGGTTGGAAAGAATATGAACTGGAAGTCATGCGCGATACAGCGGATAATGTCGTCATTATCTGTTCCATCGAGAATTTCGATGCCATGGGCGTTCATACCGGCGATTCCATTACCGTTGCCCCGGCCCAGACCCTGACAGATAAGGAATATCAGATCCTGCGTGACGCCTCACTGAAGATCATTCGGGAAATCGGGGTTGATACCGGTGGCTCGAATATCCAGTTCGGGGTCAATCCCAAGGACGGCCGCCTGGTGGTCATCGAAATGAACCCACGGGTGTCCCGGTCGTCGGCTCTGGCCTCCAAGGCAACCGGTTTTCCCATCGCCAAGATTGCCGCAAAGCTGTCCGTGGGTTACCGTCTTGACGAGATCTCCAATGACATCACCCGGGAAACCCTGGCCTCCTTTGAACCGACCATTGATTATGTGGTCACCAAAGTCCCCAGGTTCACCTTCGAAAAATTCCCCCAAGCCGATGCGACCTTGACCACTCAGATGAAATCGGTCGGTGAGGCCATGGCCATCGGTCGGACCTTCAAGGAGAGTTTGCAAAAAGCCCTGCGCTCCCTGGAAATCGGTTCTTACGGTTTTGAAAGTCGGATCTTTGAAACCCCGGGCGATTATGCCCGTGAGCTGAGCGATAAAGAGCAGGACGATCTGACCCACAAGCTGCAGGTGCCCAATTGGGAGCGGATGTGGTATCTGGCCGATGCACTTCGTGCCGGTCTCAGTATCGAACGGATTTACAGCCTCAGCGGCATCGATCCCTGGTTCTTGTCCAACATCGCCCAGATCGTCGAACTGGAAACTGTGCTGCTGGCCCACAAGGATCAGTTTGCGGCCGCTGACGATGCATTTGCCGAACTGTTGCGCCAGGCCAAGCAGTACGGCTTTGCGGATCGCCGTTTGGCGACTCTGTGGCAGGTGACCGAGGATGATGTCCGTAACCTGCGCCACCAGCTGAATATTCTGCCGGTTTACAAACGCGTTGATACCTGCGGCGCCGAGTTCGAGGCCTATACCCCGTATCTGTACTCAACCTATGAAAGTGAATGCGAGGCTGCACCGACCGACCGGGATAAGATCATGATCCTGGGCGGCGGACCGAACCGGATCGGGCAGGGGATCGAATTCGACTACTGCTGCGTCCACGGCGCCTTCTCGCTGGCCGAATCGGGCTATGAAACAATCATGGTCAACTGTAACCCGGAGACGGTTTCAACCGATTACGACACCTCGGATCGGCTTTATTTCGAACCGTTGACCTTTGAGGATGTGCTGGCGATCGTCGAGAAGGAAAAACCGGTCGGAGTCATTGTTCAATACGGCGGGCAAACCCCGCTGAAACTTGCGGTGGCCCTTGAGAAGGCCGGGGTTCCCATTATCGGTACGTCCCCGGACGCCATTGACCGGGCCGAGGATCGCGAGCGTTTTCAAGCACTCCTGAACAAGCTCAACCTGCGCCAGCCGGACAACGGGATTGCCCGCGCCTATGACGAGGCTGAAAAAATCGCCGAACGGATCGGTTATCCGGTGGTCGTACGCCCGTCTTACGTTCTCGGAGGCCGGGCCATGGAGATCGTTTATGATGTCGAACGGCTGCGTGATTATATGAAATATGCCGTCGATGCCTCACCCGAGCATCCGGTACTGGTAGATAAGTTCCTCCAGGACGCCATTGAAGTCGATGTCGATGCCCTGGCTGACGGTAAAGACGTGGTCATTGGTGGGATCATGCAGCATATCGAGGAAGCCGGAATCCACTCGGGCGACTCGGCCTGCTCGTTGCCGCCTTATTCCCTCCCTGCGGAGATCATTGCCGAAATCCGCCGGCAGACCATTGAGTTGGCTCTGGAGCTCCAGGTGGTTGGCTTGATGAATATTCAATACGCCATCCAGGGGGGCATCATTTACCTGCTCGAAGTCAATCCCCGCGCCAGTCGGACAGTGCCCTTCGTTTCCAAAGCGACCAATCGCCCGCTGGCACAGATCGCCGCCAAGGTCATGGCCGGCAAAAGTTTGGCGGAGTTGGGCGTGACCGGCGACATCGTCCCGCCTTATATCGCCGTCAAAGAAGCGGTTTTCCCGTTTGTCAAATTCCCGGGTGTCGATACCTTGCTGGGCCCGGAGATGAAGTCGACCGGGGAGGTCATGGGAATCGATTACAATTTTGGCAAGGCTTTTGCCAAAGCCCAACTCGGCGCTGGAGTCAAGTTGCCGCGCAGCGGGAAAATCTTTATCAGTATCAAGGATGCGGACAAGGCTCATATCGTCGAGCCAACCCGGAAACTGGTGAATGTCGGGTTCAGTGTGGTTGCCACCAGCGGCACCGCCGCATTCCTCAACGAACACGGGATTGCCGCCGAGCCGATCAATAAGGTTAAAGAGGGGCGGCCCCACTGTGTTGACGCGATCAAAAGCCGGGAGATCTGCATGGTCTTCAATACAACGCTGGGTGCGCAATCGGTCTCCGATTCCTATTCCATCCGCCGTTCCGCACTGATGCAGGAGGTGGCTTACTTTACCACGGTGGCCGGAATCAAGGCGGTGACCGACGGTATCCTGGCGATGTTGAGAGAAAACCTTGACGTTAAACCGCTGCAAGAGTATTATGAGCGCTCCTGA
- a CDS encoding transporter substrate-binding domain-containing protein: MKSVKLIVTLLLALFVILPGVASADTLDDILDRGALRVGLEPGYMPFEMTNQRGEIIGFDVDMAKRMAKAMNVKLELVSTAWDGIIPGLITKKYDIIMSGMTLTQERNLKVNFASPYIVVGQTILIKKEYQDQVKSYKDLNDPKYKVASKLGTTGEQAVKRMIPKATYVSFDTEQEGVMDLINGKVDAFVYDLPFMAIANAQKNNGKLVFLDKPFTYEPLAWAINRGNSDLLNWLNNFMNQIKSDGTYDKIYEKWFLSNDWLKQVQN; encoded by the coding sequence ATGAAATCTGTCAAACTTATCGTTACGTTGTTGTTGGCTCTTTTCGTCATCCTGCCGGGCGTTGCCAGCGCCGACACTCTGGATGACATTCTCGACCGCGGCGCCCTGCGGGTCGGCCTCGAACCCGGCTACATGCCCTTTGAAATGACCAACCAGCGCGGCGAAATTATCGGCTTTGACGTCGATATGGCCAAACGGATGGCCAAAGCGATGAATGTCAAACTCGAACTGGTCAGTACGGCATGGGATGGCATCATTCCGGGCCTGATCACCAAAAAATACGACATCATCATGAGTGGGATGACCCTGACTCAGGAAAGAAACCTCAAAGTTAACTTCGCCAGCCCCTATATTGTTGTCGGACAGACCATCCTGATCAAAAAAGAGTATCAGGACCAAGTGAAATCCTATAAAGATTTGAACGATCCCAAATACAAAGTTGCTTCCAAACTCGGCACCACCGGTGAGCAGGCTGTAAAACGGATGATCCCGAAAGCAACCTATGTCTCCTTCGATACCGAGCAGGAAGGGGTTATGGACCTGATTAACGGCAAGGTCGACGCCTTTGTTTACGACCTCCCCTTCATGGCCATCGCCAATGCCCAGAAAAACAATGGCAAACTGGTTTTCCTGGACAAGCCTTTCACCTATGAGCCGCTGGCATGGGCCATTAACCGCGGCAACTCCGACCTGCTCAACTGGCTCAACAATTTCATGAATCAGATCAAGAGCGACGGAACCTACGACAAAATTTACGAAAAATGGTTCCTCAGCAACGACTGGTTGAAACAAGTTCAAAACTGA
- the pyrR gene encoding bifunctional pyr operon transcriptional regulator/uracil phosphoribosyltransferase PyrR has protein sequence MAAETIEILDSQGISRAVTRIAHEILEKNKGVEDLVLIGIRTGGAHLAVVLQEKLAEIESSEIPLGLIDVTMYRDDISSRNNLAVGQTDIRFSLDNRKVILVDDVLFTGRTIRAAMDAVMDLGRPQSIQLAILVDRGHRELPIRPDYIGRNLPTARNEQIEVDFDEQNVPQAVHLLRR, from the coding sequence GTGGCTGCAGAAACAATAGAAATTCTGGACTCTCAGGGAATCAGCCGGGCGGTCACCCGGATTGCCCATGAAATCCTTGAGAAAAACAAAGGTGTTGAGGATCTTGTCCTGATCGGCATCAGAACCGGTGGAGCCCATCTTGCGGTCGTCCTGCAGGAGAAGCTGGCGGAAATTGAGAGCAGTGAGATCCCGTTGGGGCTGATCGATGTCACCATGTATCGCGACGACATCTCTTCCCGCAACAACCTGGCGGTCGGTCAGACGGACATCCGTTTTTCCCTGGATAACCGCAAGGTGATTCTGGTGGACGATGTTCTGTTTACCGGCCGAACCATCCGTGCGGCAATGGACGCGGTGATGGACCTGGGGCGCCCGCAAAGTATTCAACTGGCGATTCTGGTCGACCGGGGCCACCGAGAGCTGCCGATTCGCCCCGATTATATCGGTCGCAATCTGCCGACGGCTCGGAACGAACAGATTGAAGTCGATTTTGATGAGCAGAATGTGCCGCAAGCGGTGCATCTGCTCAGACGTTAA
- the carA gene encoding glutamine-hydrolyzing carbamoyl-phosphate synthase small subunit, with protein MKAVLALADGKYFIGKALGAVGEVTGEVVFNTSMTGYQEILTDPSYHGEIVTMTYPQIGNYGINPEDVESRKPFLAGFVVKESCPFPSNFRSQMSLDDYLKENNIVGIEGIDTRALVRHIRTAGAQTGILSSIDTDPASLVEKARQAPSIVGRDLVREVTCAEPYQACEEVWQLGQGYGDSTAKPKSFKVVAYDYGIKRNILRNLTSAGCDVTVVPADTAPEEVLKLNPDGVFLSNGPGDPEPLHYAQENIRQLLGKVPIFGICLGHQLLSIALGGKTYKLKFGHRGGNQPVLDDQRQQVEITSQNHGFAVDADSLDNSQVKVTHMNLNDNTVEGIQHLAMPAFSVQYHPEASPGPHDAKYLFDRFISMMKDHKNKALN; from the coding sequence ATGAAAGCAGTTCTTGCACTTGCCGACGGCAAGTATTTTATTGGTAAAGCACTCGGCGCCGTCGGGGAAGTCACCGGAGAAGTGGTGTTCAACACCAGCATGACCGGCTACCAGGAAATTCTCACTGATCCGTCCTATCATGGTGAAATCGTCACGATGACTTACCCGCAGATCGGGAATTACGGCATCAATCCTGAGGATGTCGAGTCGCGCAAACCTTTTCTCGCCGGGTTCGTGGTCAAGGAATCCTGCCCCTTTCCCAGCAATTTCCGGTCGCAAATGAGCCTGGATGATTACTTGAAAGAAAACAATATTGTCGGTATCGAAGGGATCGATACCCGGGCGCTGGTGCGACACATTCGCACCGCTGGCGCGCAGACCGGCATCTTGTCCTCGATTGACACCGATCCGGCCAGTCTGGTGGAAAAAGCCCGCCAGGCGCCTTCCATCGTCGGCCGCGACCTGGTCAGGGAAGTGACCTGTGCCGAGCCCTATCAGGCCTGCGAAGAGGTCTGGCAGCTGGGGCAGGGGTATGGAGACAGTACCGCTAAGCCCAAAAGCTTCAAGGTGGTCGCCTACGATTACGGCATCAAACGCAATATCCTCCGTAACCTGACCTCGGCCGGTTGCGATGTGACGGTGGTGCCGGCCGATACCGCCCCGGAAGAGGTTCTCAAGCTGAATCCGGATGGGGTTTTCCTCAGCAATGGCCCGGGCGATCCCGAGCCTCTTCATTATGCCCAGGAGAATATCCGTCAATTGCTCGGCAAGGTTCCTATTTTCGGTATCTGCCTCGGTCACCAGTTGTTGTCAATTGCTCTGGGCGGGAAGACCTATAAGCTGAAATTCGGCCATCGGGGCGGTAATCAGCCGGTTCTCGATGACCAACGGCAGCAGGTTGAAATCACCTCCCAGAATCACGGCTTTGCCGTGGATGCGGACAGTCTCGACAACAGTCAGGTCAAGGTCACTCATATGAACCTGAACGATAATACCGTTGAAGGGATTCAGCACCTGGCCATGCCGGCTTTTTCGGTTCAGTATCACCCCGAAGCTTCGCCCGGACCGCATGATGCAAAATACCTTTTCGACCGTTTCATCAGCATGATGAAAGATCATAAAAACAAAGCACTCAATTGA